The Dioscorea cayenensis subsp. rotundata cultivar TDr96_F1 chromosome 19, TDr96_F1_v2_PseudoChromosome.rev07_lg8_w22 25.fasta, whole genome shotgun sequence genome includes a window with the following:
- the LOC120283290 gene encoding uncharacterized protein LOC120283290, with protein sequence MAGVVQKFFLTSIIMWMVPIAIIYGFNHHIFPGSSQLSSSSQTLISGFLAVISVNFVIALYIIMAMKEPTNQEPQPDPTFLAEARRSITQPSGSMASETSETRDKVE encoded by the exons ATGGCAGGAGTAGTTCAGAAGTTCTTTCTTACATCCATAATCATGTGGATGGTTCCAATCGCTATAATCTATGGTTTTAATCATCATATATTTCCTG GTTCCAGTCAGCTCTCATCATCATCCCAGACGCTTATAAGTGGATTTCTCGCTGTGATATCTGTGAATTTTGTTATTGCATTATACATCATTATGGCCATGAAGGAACCAACTAATCAGGAGCCCCAGCCAGATCCAACCTTCTTAGCTGAAGCCAGAAGGAGCATAACCCAACCTTCTGGTTCAATGGCCAGTGAAACTTCTGAAACCCGTGATAAGGTGGAGTAA
- the LOC120250168 gene encoding GTP-binding protein ERG has protein sequence MIPLRAVRRLLFSSPALSSSSTTKLNLIPLARFSATQPHPDDHSIAEESPDFDSRELSLPYSPSPSPAPERTPTWNEAYRAKADQVLYGRPNPTTAAVKQKEVEKEEDNERATILARALLEAALAPPDDVEDEDLIVKEEDQRSLSVGIIGAPNAGKSSLTNFMVGAKVAAVSRKTNTTTHEVLGVITKANTQICLFDTPGLMIGHHGYPYKTDVKVRVESAWSSIELYDLLIVIFDVNRHLTMPDTRVTKLISRLGAQAQVKQKRILCMNKVDLVEDKKDLLKVAKEFEDLPGYERYFMISGLNGSGVKDLVQYLMDQAVKRPWDEDPIVMSEEMMKNISLEVVREKMLNHIHQEIPYVIDHCLMDWKELRDGSLRVEQHFITPKERQRQILIGKNGSKIGRIGIEANEELRSIFKREVHLILRVKVAKKKGG, from the exons ATGATACCTCTTCGAGCCGTCAGGCGGCTCCTCTTCTCCTCTCCCGCCCTCTCCTCCTCTTCGACAACCAAGCTCAATCTCATACCTTTAGCTCGCTTCTCCGCCACCCAGCCCCATCCCGATGACCACTCCATTGCCGAAGAGTCGCCGGACTTTGACAGCAGAGAGTTGTCCTTACCCTACTCTCCCTCCCCATCGCCGGCCCCTGAACGAACCCCTACCTGGAACGAGGCCTATCGTGCTAAGGCCGACCAAGTGCTGTACGGCCGCCCAAATCCCACCACGGCTGCGGTGAAGCAGAAGGAAGTAGAAAAGGAGGAGGACAATGAAAGGGCGACTATTCTCGCCAGAGCTCTCCTTGAGGCTGCACTTGCACCTCCCGATGATGTTGAGGATGAGGATTTGATCGTGAAGGAGGAAGATCAACGCTCGCTTTCGGTTGGGATTATTGGCGCTCCCAATGCTGGGAAGTCATCCTTGACCAATTTCATG GTTGGAGCAAAAGTTGCTGCTGTTTCAAGGAAGACTAACACAACCACTCACGAAGTGTTGGGAGTGATAACCAAAGCAAACACTCAGATA TGTCTATTTGACACTCCAGGCCTCATGATTGGGCACCATGGATACCCTTACAAGACAGATGTAAAAGTTCGTGTGGAAAGTGCTTGGAGCTCTATTGAACTATATGATTTACTGATAGTAATTTTTGATGTCAACAGGCATCTTACCAT GCCTGATACTAGGGTTACAAAGTTAATTAGCAGACTAGGAGCACAGGCTCAGGTCAAGCAAAAACGAATTTTATGCATGAACAAAGTTGATCTTGTTGAGGACAAGAAAGACTTGTTAAAAGTTGCCAAAGAATTTGAAGATCTTCCAGGATATGAGAG ATACTTCATGATATCTGGACTAAATGGTTCAGGAGTGAAAGATCTTGTACAATATTTGATGGATCAG GCCGTGAAAAGACCTTGGGATGAAGATCCTATTGTCATGAGTGaggaaatgatgaaaaatatatCTTTGGAGGTCGTTCGAGAGAAAATGCTTAACCATATCCATCAA GAAATCCCATATGTCATTGATCACTGCTTGATGGACTGGAAAGAACTAAGAGATGGTTCACTTCGGGTGGAGCAGCACTTCATTACCCCAAAAGAAAGGCAACGACAGATTCTTATTGGAAAGAATGGCTCTAAGATAGG GAGAATAGGCATAGAAGCAAATGAGGAGCTGAGATCTATTTTTAAAAGAGAGGTGCATCTCATTCTTCGAGTTAAAGTAGCTAAAAAGAAGGGCGGCTGA
- the LOC120250402 gene encoding protein UNUSUAL FLORAL ORGANS produces the protein MASPSMAMDPRIWRNLPQNLLDRILAFLPPPSFFRARAVCKRLYSLIFSDTFLEMHLHLSPSLHWFLFFPSTNIPTPTTTTTTTTPTTLSTAFLLNTNDNTWHHLSFSSLIPPNFSPAASSGGLLCFISTTPGLKTLILCNPLSKLISQLPSSLRPRLFPSVGLTVGHSSFICVIAGDDLISPFAVKNLTAETFHADGLTGFYSPWTTASSLPRLCNLESGLMLFISGRFYCMNYSPFSVLAYDVASNDWFKIQAPMRRFLRCPSLVDLGGRVVLVAAVEKSKLNVPRSLRLWVLQPCGRAWAELDRMPAEVYRQFSEAEGGHGFECVGHGCLIVITIKDSNDILLFNSHRKVWWWAPPCPFLDVRQRRGLRGFAYEPRLATPSVGLLETPTSISFHAFSA, from the coding sequence atggCTAGCCCATCAATGGCAATGGATCCTCGCATATGGAGAAACCTCCCACAAAATCTCTTAGACCGAATCCTCGCTTTCCTCCCACCACCTTCCTTCTTCCGCGCACGCGCTGTTTGCAAACGTTTATACTCCCTTATCTTCTCCGACACCTTCTTAGAAATGCACCTTCATCTCTCCCCATCCCTTCACTGGTTCCTCTTCTTCCCTTCAACTAACATCCCTACTCCaacaaccaccaccaccactaccaccCCAACCACTCTCTCCACTGCCTTCCTCCTCAACACCAACGACAACACATGGCACCACCTTTCCTTCTCCTCCCTTATCCCTCCCAACTTCTCCCCCGCCGCCTCTTCCGGCGGCCTTCTCTGCTTCATCTCCACCACCCCCGGCCTTAAAACCCTCATCCTTTGCAACCCTTTATCCAAACTCATCTCCCAACTCCCTTCTTCTCTTCGCCCCCGTCTCTTCCCTTCCGTCGGCCTCACCGTAGGCCACTCCTCCTTCATCTGCGTCATCGCCGGCGACGATCTCATCTCCCCTTTCGCTGTCAAAAACCTCACTGCTGAAACCTTCCACGCTGATGGCCTCACTGGCTTCTACTCACCTTGGACCACCGCCAGTTCTCTCCCTCGTCTCTGCAACCTCGAGTCCGGCCTCATGCTCTTCATCTCCGGCCGCTTCTACTGCATGAACTACAGCCCGTTCAGTGTCCTCGCTTACGACGTCGCCTCCAACGACTGGTTCAAGATCCAAGCTCCCATGCGCCGCTTCCTCCGTTGCCCAAGCCTCGTCGACCTTGGCGGCCGCGTGGTCCTCGTCGCTGCCGTCGAGAAGAGCAAGCTCAACGTACCGAGGAGTCTCCGGCTATGGGTTCTCCAGCCTTGCGGCCGTGCTTGGGCTGAGCTTGATCGGATGCCGGCTGAGGTTTATAGGCAATTCAGTGAGGCTGAAGGTGGTCATGGGTTTGAGTGTGTTGGCCATGGCTGTCTCATAGTCATTACTATCAAAGACTCTAATGATATACTTCTCTTTAACTCTCACCGGAAAGTATGGTGGTGGGCGCCGCCGTGCCCGTTCTTGGACGTCCGGCAACGGCGTGGTTTGAGAGGTTTTGCTTATGAGCCTCGCTTGGCTACTCCTTCTGTTGGTCTTCTTGAAACTCCTACTTCCATCTCATTCCATGCTTTCAGTGCTTAA